From a single Couchioplanes caeruleus genomic region:
- a CDS encoding dihydrofolate reductase family protein encodes MGDVIVIQFATLDGVVSDPDGRAGTGYGGWAFRFGPGPVADDKFRLGVRMEQGVQLYGRRTWEHFAQLWPGRDGDFAKLMNAVPKRVATRTGIDAAAWPNSAAVEGDLLAWVAGERARRDVVVVGSLSVVHALAAADLVDEYRLLTFPTVAGAGERLFAAGPPADFRFTGVESAGPAVLTMLRRDR; translated from the coding sequence ATGGGCGACGTCATCGTCATCCAGTTCGCCACGCTCGACGGCGTGGTCTCCGACCCGGACGGCCGGGCGGGCACCGGCTACGGCGGCTGGGCGTTCCGGTTCGGGCCGGGGCCGGTCGCCGACGACAAGTTCCGCTTGGGGGTACGGATGGAGCAGGGTGTGCAGCTGTACGGGCGGCGCACGTGGGAACACTTCGCGCAGCTCTGGCCGGGGCGCGACGGTGACTTCGCGAAGCTGATGAACGCCGTGCCCAAGCGGGTGGCGACCCGTACCGGCATCGACGCCGCCGCCTGGCCGAACTCGGCGGCCGTCGAGGGTGACCTGCTCGCCTGGGTGGCCGGCGAGCGGGCCCGGCGTGACGTCGTGGTGGTGGGCAGCCTCAGCGTGGTGCACGCGCTGGCCGCGGCCGACCTGGTCGACGAGTACCGGCTGCTGACCTTTCCCACGGTCGCCGGGGCGGGTGAGCGGCTGTTCGCCGCCGGGCCGCCGGCCGACTTCCGGTTCACCGGCGTCGAGTCCGCCGGGCCGGCCGTGCTGACCATGCTGCGCCGCGATCGATGA
- a CDS encoding antibiotic biosynthesis monooxygenase, protein MAVFRILEATARPGSIDRLAQLLVQQQQEVVANAEGIVFVQSLRSGDRVLAVSSWRSVEDMQRYLDRPVTGTFYRALPELLMGMPSVRTFEVIGPDGAGDGWRSA, encoded by the coding sequence ATGGCGGTTTTCCGCATCCTCGAGGCCACCGCGCGGCCCGGCTCCATCGACCGGCTCGCGCAGCTGCTGGTCCAGCAGCAGCAGGAGGTGGTGGCCAACGCCGAGGGCATCGTCTTCGTCCAGTCGCTGCGCAGCGGTGACCGCGTGCTCGCGGTGTCCAGCTGGCGCTCGGTCGAGGACATGCAGCGCTACCTCGACCGGCCGGTGACGGGCACGTTCTACCGCGCGCTGCCCGAGCTGCTGATGGGCATGCCGAGCGTGCGTACCTTCGAGGTGATCGGCCCCGACGGCGCGGGCGACGGGTGGCGGTCGGCGTGA
- a CDS encoding alpha/beta hydrolase — translation MTATRNHRKLTIGLTTAAILAAGVGVANADVSVSAPAGAAAGSARHSGWAGITREQVQIDFGKGWVTKAELTYPSNARGRLPVVVFLHGSGHNDMNQTLPEGKGATFVPLAQAAGREGFATLRFNKRGVTDIGPVESTDPAQLAPENPYRQIQLDAASVIRFAARSPRVDPSRIYLLGHSEGTNVAANLASDPKKYGIPKPAGVVEMGVVGKPIKDLLTFQIYGRLLLQLHDEFDVDGDGRLTATEAADGLVGQPKAEADQFRSVLLDGSRVSAATDRDHDGRIAIDAEAGAVLRKTTHIDDYPNLPDLDPSVISYAKDLARFPTVTQALPKFRGPTLMLNGENDLQTPARAAIAADAAVAAAGNTDHKLVIYPGMAHTMNITPKFHPDFGEPDKQVVTEIQGWLKSHR, via the coding sequence ATGACAGCCACGAGGAACCACCGCAAGCTGACGATCGGCCTCACCACCGCCGCCATCCTCGCCGCGGGCGTGGGAGTCGCCAACGCTGACGTCTCCGTGAGCGCCCCCGCCGGCGCCGCCGCCGGGTCCGCCCGGCACTCCGGCTGGGCGGGCATCACCCGGGAACAGGTGCAGATCGACTTCGGCAAGGGCTGGGTCACCAAGGCGGAGCTCACCTATCCGAGCAACGCCCGGGGCCGCCTGCCGGTCGTCGTCTTCCTGCACGGCAGCGGGCACAACGACATGAACCAGACGCTGCCGGAGGGCAAGGGCGCCACCTTCGTCCCGCTCGCGCAGGCCGCCGGCCGGGAGGGTTTCGCCACCCTGCGCTTCAACAAGCGCGGGGTCACCGACATCGGGCCGGTGGAGAGCACCGATCCGGCCCAGCTGGCGCCGGAGAACCCGTACCGGCAGATCCAGCTGGACGCCGCCTCGGTGATCCGGTTCGCGGCGCGGTCGCCGAGGGTCGACCCCTCGAGGATCTACCTGCTCGGCCACAGCGAGGGCACCAACGTCGCCGCCAACCTCGCGAGCGACCCGAAGAAGTACGGCATCCCGAAGCCGGCCGGCGTGGTCGAGATGGGCGTCGTCGGCAAGCCCATCAAGGACCTGCTGACGTTCCAGATCTACGGCCGGCTGCTGCTGCAGCTGCACGACGAGTTCGACGTCGACGGGGACGGCCGGCTGACCGCCACCGAGGCGGCCGACGGCCTGGTAGGCCAGCCGAAGGCGGAGGCCGACCAGTTCCGTTCCGTGCTGCTCGACGGCAGCAGGGTGTCGGCCGCCACGGACCGCGACCACGACGGCCGTATCGCGATCGACGCCGAGGCCGGCGCCGTGCTGCGCAAGACCACCCACATCGACGACTACCCGAACCTGCCGGACCTCGACCCGTCCGTGATCAGCTACGCGAAGGACCTCGCCCGCTTCCCGACCGTGACGCAGGCGCTGCCGAAGTTCCGTGGCCCGACGCTGATGCTCAACGGCGAGAACGACCTCCAGACCCCGGCCCGGGCCGCCATCGCCGCCGACGCCGCGGTCGCCGCGGCCGGGAACACGGACCACAAGCTGGTCATCTACCCGGGCATGGCGCACACCATGAACATCACCCCGAAGTTCCACCCGGACTTCGGGGAGCCGGACAAGCAGGTCGTCACGGAGATCCAGGGCTGGCTCAAGTCCCACCGCTGA
- a CDS encoding glycoside hydrolase family 44 protein: MRRKLRTTAGGSALTLVAAVLTAHPAAALAAAAGPALSVDVSAGRHAISPDIYGLNGADPAFAAEIGMPVARWGGNASSRYNFRNHTYNTGSDWYFENIVASPDKTVEAFVQTNRDRGTKQIVTVPLIGWVAKDSPQEHPFACGFPGTRFPAQDSFDQWDPNCGNGRLDGANLTGADPADTSIPVGPSFGGEMVSHLVKNFGTAARGGVRIYELDNEPVLWSSTHRDVHPDAVTYDELGGKGTATAAAIKAADRSAAVLGPSGWGYCEWVASGADGCAPGADAAAHGGLNLSQWYLKNMRDYGAAHGGKRFLDYFDQHYYPQISGGTDPDSNALRLRSTRSLWDPTYVEESWIGPSGVNAPPLQFIRTMKAWVAQYYPGTKVAITEYNWGALDTVNGALAEADVLGIFGREGLDLATMWGEPQPAQPGAYAFRMYRNYDGAGSRFGDVSVSGASADQGQLAVYAAQRSSDRALTLMVVNKTGEELTSTLSVAGFRSTGTAKRFTYSPADLTSIVRDADVRVNRGSAVATYPANSITMLVLPRA, encoded by the coding sequence ATGCGCAGGAAGCTCCGGACCACGGCCGGCGGCAGCGCCTTGACCCTCGTCGCGGCCGTCCTGACCGCCCACCCGGCTGCGGCGCTCGCCGCCGCGGCCGGGCCGGCGCTGTCGGTCGACGTGTCCGCCGGCCGCCACGCGATCAGCCCGGACATCTACGGGCTCAACGGGGCCGATCCCGCGTTCGCCGCCGAGATCGGCATGCCGGTGGCGCGCTGGGGCGGCAACGCGAGCAGCCGCTACAACTTCCGCAACCACACCTACAACACCGGTAGCGACTGGTACTTCGAGAACATCGTGGCCTCGCCGGACAAGACGGTCGAGGCGTTCGTCCAGACCAACCGGGACCGCGGCACGAAGCAGATCGTCACGGTTCCGCTCATCGGGTGGGTCGCCAAGGACTCGCCTCAGGAGCACCCGTTCGCCTGCGGTTTCCCCGGGACCCGTTTCCCGGCGCAGGACAGCTTCGACCAGTGGGATCCCAACTGCGGCAACGGCCGGCTCGACGGCGCGAACCTCACCGGGGCGGACCCGGCGGACACGTCGATCCCGGTGGGCCCGTCGTTCGGCGGCGAGATGGTGTCGCACCTGGTCAAGAACTTCGGCACGGCGGCGCGCGGCGGCGTACGCATCTACGAGCTCGACAACGAACCGGTGCTGTGGAGCTCCACCCACCGCGACGTGCACCCCGACGCGGTCACCTACGACGAGCTGGGCGGGAAGGGCACGGCGACCGCCGCGGCGATCAAGGCGGCCGACCGCAGCGCCGCCGTACTGGGCCCGTCGGGCTGGGGTTACTGCGAGTGGGTGGCCTCCGGGGCCGACGGATGCGCGCCGGGCGCCGACGCGGCCGCGCACGGCGGGCTCAACCTCTCCCAGTGGTACCTGAAGAACATGCGGGACTACGGGGCGGCCCACGGCGGCAAGCGTTTCCTCGACTACTTCGATCAGCACTACTACCCGCAGATCAGCGGCGGTACGGACCCCGACTCGAATGCGCTGCGGCTGCGCTCCACCCGGTCGCTGTGGGACCCCACCTACGTCGAGGAGTCGTGGATCGGCCCGAGCGGCGTGAACGCCCCGCCGCTGCAGTTCATCCGCACCATGAAGGCGTGGGTGGCCCAGTACTACCCCGGCACCAAGGTCGCGATCACCGAGTACAACTGGGGTGCGCTGGACACCGTCAACGGCGCGCTGGCCGAGGCCGACGTCCTGGGGATCTTCGGGCGTGAGGGGCTCGATCTGGCCACCATGTGGGGCGAACCGCAGCCGGCGCAGCCCGGCGCCTACGCGTTCCGGATGTATCGGAACTACGACGGCGCGGGCAGCCGGTTCGGCGACGTCAGCGTGTCGGGCGCCAGCGCGGACCAGGGCCAGCTCGCCGTATACGCCGCGCAGCGTTCGTCCGACCGGGCGCTGACCCTGATGGTCGTCAACAAGACGGGCGAGGAGCTGACCTCGACGCTGTCGGTCGCCGGTTTCCGCTCCACCGGTACGGCGAAGCGTTTCACCTACAGCCCCGCCGACCTGACCTCCATCGTCCGCGACGCCGACGTCAGGGTGAACCGGGGCAGCGCGGTGGCGACGTACCCGGCGAACTCCATCACGATGCTGGTTCTGCCGCGGGCATGA
- the lpdA gene encoding dihydrolipoyl dehydrogenase — translation MSHFDVLVLGAGPGGYVAAIRAAQLGKTVAVVEHKYWGGVCLNVGCIPSKALLRNAEIAHIVTREKKTFGIEGDVSMSFPPTHQRSRKVAEASAKGVHFLMKKNAITEINGWGTLTGPKSIDVDGEQHTFDNLIIATGATVRMLPGMVTSQNVVTYEEQILDEKLPGSIIIGGSGAIGVEFAYVMANFGVDVTIVEFLDRMVPTEDADVSKELFKHYRKLGVKVLLSTKVEQVEDTGTGVRVTVSPAGGGESTVLEADRMLAAFGFAPRTEGYGLEATGVKFTDRGAIEVDARGRTNVEGVYAIGDVTAKLMLAHTAEAMGVVAAETIAGAETQEINFDMIPRATFCQPQIASFGYSEEQARAKGYDVKVAQFPFSANGKARGMAETAGFVKIVADAEHNEIVGAHLIGPEVTELLPALTLAQMWDLTADEVARNIFAHPTLSEAVKEAIEGIAGHMINL, via the coding sequence GTGAGCCATTTCGATGTCCTTGTCCTCGGCGCCGGGCCCGGGGGATATGTCGCCGCCATCCGCGCTGCACAGCTCGGCAAGACGGTTGCCGTGGTCGAGCACAAGTATTGGGGCGGGGTCTGCCTCAACGTGGGCTGCATCCCGTCCAAGGCGCTGCTGCGCAACGCCGAGATCGCGCACATCGTCACGCGCGAGAAGAAGACGTTCGGGATCGAGGGGGACGTCAGCATGTCGTTCCCGCCGACCCATCAGCGCAGCCGCAAGGTGGCCGAGGCGAGCGCCAAGGGCGTCCACTTCCTGATGAAGAAGAACGCGATCACCGAGATCAACGGCTGGGGCACGCTGACCGGCCCGAAGTCGATCGACGTCGACGGCGAGCAGCACACGTTCGACAACCTGATCATCGCCACCGGTGCCACCGTACGGATGCTGCCCGGCATGGTGACCAGCCAGAACGTCGTCACGTACGAGGAGCAGATCCTCGACGAGAAGCTCCCGGGCTCGATCATCATCGGCGGTTCCGGTGCGATCGGCGTCGAGTTCGCGTATGTGATGGCCAACTTCGGCGTCGACGTGACGATCGTGGAGTTCCTCGACCGGATGGTGCCCACCGAGGACGCCGACGTGTCGAAGGAGCTGTTCAAGCACTACCGCAAGCTGGGCGTGAAGGTGCTGCTGAGCACCAAGGTGGAGCAGGTCGAGGACACCGGCACCGGCGTACGCGTCACGGTGAGCCCGGCCGGCGGGGGCGAGTCCACGGTCCTCGAGGCGGACCGGATGCTGGCCGCGTTCGGCTTCGCCCCGCGCACCGAGGGCTACGGGCTGGAGGCCACCGGGGTCAAGTTCACCGACCGCGGCGCGATCGAGGTCGACGCCCGTGGCCGTACGAACGTCGAGGGTGTGTACGCCATCGGTGACGTGACCGCGAAGCTGATGCTCGCGCACACCGCCGAGGCGATGGGCGTGGTGGCCGCCGAGACGATCGCCGGCGCCGAGACCCAGGAGATCAACTTCGACATGATCCCGCGGGCGACGTTCTGCCAGCCGCAGATCGCCTCGTTCGGCTATTCCGAGGAACAGGCCCGGGCCAAGGGCTACGACGTGAAGGTGGCCCAGTTCCCGTTCTCGGCCAACGGCAAGGCCCGCGGCATGGCCGAGACCGCCGGCTTCGTCAAGATCGTCGCCGACGCCGAGCACAACGAGATCGTCGGCGCCCACCTGATCGGCCCGGAGGTCACCGAGCTGCTGCCGGCCCTCACCCTGGCCCAGATGTGGGACCTGACGGCCGACGAGGTGGCCCGCAACATCTTCGCCCACCCGACCCTGTCCGAGGCGGTCAAGGAGGCGATCGAGGGCATCGCCGGCCACATGATCAACCTCTAG
- a CDS encoding amidohydrolase family protein, translating into MQWLAPAAQRRGEARVRYTGSLARSGRRLALHVGHDGWTKPRDVRMERTGARSWEADVRVDAGHVLDCVVREEDLSGCDNNENADYRLWIDLDPVDAHVHVRAPGTDALGFGSLCAAAYSGGMTHALVSWGDNDFVELAAEATPWLTPLVWVRPGGPGPEDVRRRLADGAAGLKLHPAYDAYPADSAGLDPYLKVAEQAGVPVTVHSGPGPADPDLIRRLAERFPDVRFVLYHTFLGPGNGRRRATRHARQLSNLYLETSWCGSTEVERLIDEVGPDRVLFGSDAATDGPTHFVREPPNIELRETYNRSLVRLVKRLKPAVARKLLESNTRALFGLPGPSGPVTSARTGGSGDPTDPPG; encoded by the coding sequence TTGCAATGGCTCGCACCGGCGGCGCAGCGGCGTGGCGAGGCCCGGGTCCGCTACACCGGGTCCCTCGCTCGCAGCGGCCGGCGGCTCGCGCTGCACGTCGGCCACGACGGATGGACCAAGCCGCGGGACGTCCGGATGGAAAGGACCGGCGCCCGCAGCTGGGAGGCCGACGTGCGGGTCGACGCCGGGCACGTCCTCGACTGCGTCGTCCGCGAGGAGGACCTGTCCGGCTGCGACAACAACGAGAACGCCGACTACCGGCTGTGGATCGACCTCGACCCGGTGGACGCGCACGTGCACGTCCGCGCGCCGGGCACCGACGCGCTCGGCTTCGGCAGCCTGTGCGCCGCCGCCTACTCCGGCGGGATGACGCACGCGCTGGTGTCGTGGGGCGACAACGACTTCGTGGAGCTCGCCGCCGAGGCAACGCCGTGGCTGACACCCCTCGTCTGGGTGCGGCCCGGTGGTCCCGGACCGGAGGACGTACGGCGGCGGCTGGCCGACGGTGCGGCGGGGCTCAAGCTGCATCCCGCGTACGACGCGTACCCGGCCGACAGTGCGGGGCTCGACCCGTACCTGAAAGTGGCGGAGCAGGCGGGGGTGCCGGTGACCGTGCACAGCGGTCCGGGGCCGGCCGACCCGGACCTGATCCGCCGCCTGGCCGAACGCTTCCCCGATGTCCGCTTCGTGCTTTACCACACGTTCCTCGGTCCGGGGAACGGCCGTCGGCGGGCGACCCGGCACGCCCGGCAACTGTCCAACCTGTACCTCGAGACGTCCTGGTGCGGCTCCACCGAGGTGGAGCGGCTGATCGACGAGGTGGGGCCGGACCGGGTGCTCTTCGGGTCGGACGCGGCGACCGACGGGCCCACGCACTTCGTCCGGGAGCCGCCGAACATCGAGCTGCGGGAGACCTACAACCGCAGCCTGGTACGGCTGGTCAAGCGCCTGAAACCGGCGGTGGCCCGCAAGCTGCTGGAGTCCAACACCCGGGCGCTGTTCGGTCTCCCCGGACCGTCCGGCCCGGTCACGTCCGCGCGTACGGGAGGCAGCGGTGACCCGACCGATCCCCCAGGATGA
- the glgB gene encoding 1,4-alpha-glucan branching protein GlgB, with protein MDRLADGRHHDPHAVLGAHPYAGQVTVRTVRPGAEAVTLVAGSARVPFTAEHGGVWVTVWPHPEVPDYRLEVVTGDETQSVDDPYHYLPTLGEVDLHLIGEGRHENLWQVLGAHVREFTGPLGAARGTSFAVWAPNAQAVRVVADFNGWDGRGSMMRSLGSSGVWELFVPQVGDGTRYKYEILGRDGRWRQKADPMAFATELPPRTASVVFTSAYEWGDEQWLQRRSAVEARSAPMSTYEVHLGSWRAGRSYRELADELTAYVRENGFTHVEFLPPAEHPYGGSWGYQVSAYFAPTSRFGTPDDFRHLVDRLHRAGVGVYVDWVPAHFPKDEWALGRFDGTALYEHPDPRRGEHPDWGTYIFDYGRREVRNFLVANALFWLEELHVDGLRVDAVASMLYLDYSRGDDWLPNRYGGRENLDAIAFLQEMNATVYRRVPGAITIAEESTSWPGVSRPTHLGGLGFGFKWNMGWMHDTLAYFAHPPVYRRYHHNELVFSLSYAFSENFVLPLSHDEVVHGKGSLLAKMPGEGRERFAGLRALLAFMWAHPGRKLLFMGGEFGQEAEWAEARSLDWDELDEPAHAGVQLLVRDLNSVYRATPALYSQDSEPAGFAWIEANDTDNNVLTFLRFGADGSALACAANFAGVPQHGYRIGLPCPGTWREVLNTDAHTYGGDGLGNYGAVEAVDVPRHGRPASAALTLPASAVIWLAAPSPAATPAALPAPAAPAEPRPELRATSPAEAGGPDAERGGHGGAVRP; from the coding sequence CTGGACAGGCTCGCCGACGGCCGGCACCACGACCCGCACGCGGTGCTGGGCGCCCACCCGTACGCCGGGCAGGTGACCGTCCGCACGGTGCGGCCCGGCGCCGAAGCGGTGACGCTGGTGGCCGGCTCGGCACGGGTGCCGTTCACGGCCGAGCACGGTGGCGTGTGGGTGACGGTCTGGCCGCACCCGGAGGTGCCGGACTACCGGCTCGAGGTCGTGACCGGCGATGAGACACAGTCGGTCGACGACCCGTACCACTACCTGCCGACGCTCGGCGAGGTCGATCTCCACCTGATCGGCGAGGGCCGGCACGAGAACCTGTGGCAGGTGCTCGGCGCGCACGTACGGGAATTCACGGGACCCCTCGGCGCGGCTCGCGGCACGTCGTTCGCGGTGTGGGCGCCGAACGCGCAGGCCGTTCGCGTGGTCGCCGACTTCAACGGCTGGGACGGCCGCGGCTCGATGATGCGCAGCCTGGGCTCCAGCGGCGTGTGGGAGCTCTTCGTGCCGCAGGTCGGGGACGGCACGAGATACAAGTACGAGATCCTCGGGCGGGACGGGCGCTGGCGGCAGAAGGCCGACCCGATGGCGTTCGCCACCGAACTGCCGCCCCGCACCGCCAGCGTCGTGTTCACCTCGGCGTACGAGTGGGGCGACGAGCAGTGGCTGCAGCGGCGGTCCGCCGTCGAGGCCCGGTCGGCGCCGATGTCGACGTACGAGGTGCACCTGGGCTCCTGGCGTGCGGGCCGGTCGTACCGGGAGCTGGCCGACGAGCTCACCGCGTACGTCCGGGAGAACGGTTTCACCCACGTCGAGTTCCTGCCTCCGGCGGAGCACCCGTACGGCGGTTCCTGGGGCTATCAGGTCTCCGCGTACTTCGCGCCGACCAGCCGTTTCGGCACGCCGGACGACTTCCGGCACCTGGTCGACCGGCTGCACCGGGCGGGCGTCGGCGTCTACGTGGACTGGGTGCCGGCGCACTTCCCCAAGGACGAGTGGGCCCTCGGCCGGTTCGACGGCACCGCCCTCTACGAACACCCCGACCCGCGGCGCGGTGAGCACCCCGACTGGGGTACGTACATCTTCGACTACGGCCGTCGCGAGGTACGCAACTTCCTGGTCGCGAACGCCCTGTTCTGGCTCGAGGAGCTGCACGTCGACGGCCTGCGGGTGGACGCCGTCGCCTCGATGCTCTACCTGGACTACAGCCGCGGCGACGACTGGCTGCCCAACCGGTACGGCGGCCGCGAGAACCTGGACGCGATCGCGTTCCTGCAGGAGATGAACGCGACCGTCTACCGCCGGGTGCCCGGCGCGATCACCATCGCCGAGGAGTCGACGTCCTGGCCGGGCGTGAGCCGGCCGACCCACCTGGGCGGCCTCGGGTTCGGCTTCAAATGGAACATGGGCTGGATGCACGACACGCTGGCGTACTTCGCCCACCCGCCGGTGTACCGGCGCTACCACCACAACGAGCTCGTGTTCAGCCTGAGCTACGCGTTCTCGGAGAACTTCGTGCTCCCGCTGTCGCACGACGAGGTGGTGCACGGCAAGGGTTCCCTGCTGGCCAAGATGCCCGGCGAGGGCCGGGAGAGGTTCGCCGGCCTGCGCGCCCTGCTGGCCTTCATGTGGGCGCACCCGGGCAGGAAACTGCTGTTCATGGGCGGCGAGTTCGGCCAGGAGGCCGAGTGGGCCGAGGCCCGCTCGCTCGACTGGGACGAGCTGGATGAGCCGGCGCACGCGGGCGTTCAGCTTCTCGTACGCGACCTGAACAGCGTCTACCGCGCGACACCCGCCCTCTACTCGCAGGACTCGGAACCGGCCGGCTTCGCGTGGATCGAGGCGAACGACACCGACAACAACGTCCTCACGTTCCTGCGTTTCGGCGCCGACGGCAGCGCGCTGGCGTGCGCCGCCAACTTCGCGGGCGTGCCGCAACACGGCTACCGGATCGGCCTGCCGTGCCCCGGAACCTGGCGGGAAGTTCTCAACACCGACGCCCACACGTACGGCGGCGACGGGCTCGGCAACTACGGCGCGGTCGAGGCCGTCGACGTGCCCCGCCACGGCCGGCCAGCCTCCGCCGCGCTCACGCTGCCCGCGTCGGCGGTCATCTGGTTGGCGGCACCATCGCCGGCTGCCACCCCGGCGGCACTCCCGGCACCCGCCGCACCGGCCGAGCCGCGCCCTGAGCTGCGCGCGACCAGCCCGGCCGAGGCCGGCGGCCCGGACGCCGAACGCGGCGGCCATGGTGGGGCCGTCAGGCCGTAG
- a CDS encoding RNA polymerase subunit sigma-70 produces MGDAMQRYWDEWHEAYRADVLAHCYRMLGSVDEVEDLVQETFLRAWRAADRYDPGRASVRTWLHRIATNVCLTALEGRARRPLPSTLGPAGDDPYAPLTPNLDLAWLQPFPDARLGDPAETAQQRAGLRLALIAALQLLPARQRAALVLREVLELPAAEVAYALDSSVASVNSSLQRARATLRAAGPVLDGLREPTDPGERAVIERYLKAFESADVEGLTRLLADDVALEMPPVDLWLAGRDHYREFMERVFAMRGTGWRLQPVPANGGTALAAYNPDPGTGVLHAHSVQVFTVADGLIRRCVTFADPAVFDLFGLPATA; encoded by the coding sequence ATGGGGGATGCGATGCAGCGGTACTGGGACGAGTGGCACGAGGCCTATCGCGCCGACGTGCTCGCCCACTGCTACCGGATGCTCGGCTCGGTCGACGAGGTCGAAGACCTGGTGCAGGAGACGTTCCTGCGGGCCTGGCGGGCGGCCGACCGGTACGACCCCGGGCGTGCGTCGGTCCGCACCTGGCTGCACCGCATCGCGACCAACGTCTGCCTGACCGCCCTGGAGGGACGCGCGCGGCGGCCGCTCCCGAGCACGCTGGGCCCGGCGGGCGACGACCCGTACGCGCCGCTGACCCCGAACCTCGACCTGGCGTGGCTGCAGCCGTTCCCGGACGCCCGGCTCGGCGACCCCGCGGAAACCGCTCAGCAGCGCGCGGGCCTGCGGCTGGCGCTCATCGCGGCACTGCAGCTGCTACCGGCCCGGCAGCGCGCCGCGCTCGTGCTGCGCGAAGTGCTGGAACTGCCGGCGGCCGAGGTCGCCTATGCGCTCGACAGCAGCGTGGCGTCGGTCAACAGCAGCCTCCAACGCGCCCGGGCGACGTTGCGAGCGGCGGGTCCCGTCCTGGACGGACTCCGCGAGCCGACCGACCCGGGTGAGCGCGCCGTGATCGAGCGCTACCTGAAGGCGTTCGAGTCGGCCGACGTCGAGGGCCTGACCAGGCTGCTCGCCGACGACGTGGCCCTGGAAATGCCGCCGGTCGACCTGTGGCTCGCCGGGCGCGACCACTACCGCGAGTTCATGGAGCGCGTCTTCGCCATGCGGGGCACCGGCTGGCGCCTCCAGCCGGTGCCGGCCAACGGAGGCACGGCGCTGGCCGCGTACAACCCGGATCCGGGGACCGGGGTGCTGCACGCGCATTCGGTGCAGGTGTTCACCGTGGCCGACGGCTTGATCCGGCGCTGCGTCACGTTCGCGGACCCGGCGGTCTTCGACCTGTTCGGACTGCCCGCTACGGCCTGA
- the paaK gene encoding phenylacetate--CoA ligase PaaK encodes MTTPADRSRTPVGEAPPADLLDPAERMSVDEIRHLQLERLQWTLRHAYEHVPHYRRAFDEAGVRPEDCRELSDLARYPTTSKADLRENYPFGMFAVPEADVRRVHASSGTTGRPTVVGYTEHDLDVWATVVARSIRAGGGRPGDRLHNAYGYGLFTGGLGAHYGAERLGCTVIPVSGGMTPRQVQLIVDFRPRVIMVTPSYMLTVIDQFEKQGLDPRESSLEIGIFGAEPWTEQMRLEMEERAGIHAVDIYGLSEVMGPGVAQECVETKDGLHIWEDHFYPEIIDPVTDAVLPEGERGELVFTSLTKEAMPVIRYRTRDLTRLLPGTARPGLRRMEKVTGRTDDMIILRGVNLFPTQIEEIILRTPGLAPHFQLVLTTKGRMDQLTVQVEARLDCPVARRGQAAAEVAKAVKDTIGSSVEIVVVEPETLSRSQGKIQRLVDHRNR; translated from the coding sequence ATGACGACTCCGGCCGACCGATCCCGTACGCCCGTCGGCGAAGCTCCCCCGGCCGATCTGCTCGACCCGGCCGAGCGCATGAGCGTGGACGAGATCCGGCACCTGCAGCTCGAGCGCCTGCAATGGACGCTGCGGCATGCGTACGAGCATGTGCCGCACTATCGGCGCGCGTTCGACGAGGCCGGCGTCCGCCCGGAGGACTGCCGTGAGCTCTCCGACCTGGCCCGGTACCCGACGACCAGCAAGGCCGACCTGCGGGAGAACTACCCGTTCGGCATGTTCGCCGTCCCGGAGGCCGACGTCCGGCGCGTCCACGCGTCGTCCGGCACCACGGGGCGGCCCACCGTGGTCGGCTACACCGAGCACGACCTGGACGTGTGGGCGACCGTGGTGGCCCGCTCGATCCGGGCCGGGGGCGGACGGCCCGGGGACCGGCTGCACAACGCGTACGGGTACGGCCTGTTCACCGGCGGTCTGGGCGCGCACTACGGCGCCGAGCGGCTGGGCTGCACGGTCATCCCGGTGTCGGGCGGGATGACGCCCCGGCAGGTGCAGCTGATCGTCGACTTCCGGCCGCGGGTCATCATGGTGACGCCGTCCTACATGCTCACCGTGATCGACCAGTTCGAGAAGCAGGGCCTGGATCCGCGGGAGTCCAGTCTGGAGATCGGGATCTTCGGCGCCGAGCCGTGGACCGAACAGATGCGGCTCGAGATGGAGGAGCGGGCCGGCATCCACGCCGTCGACATCTACGGGTTGTCCGAGGTGATGGGCCCGGGCGTGGCGCAGGAGTGCGTCGAGACCAAGGACGGCCTGCACATCTGGGAGGACCACTTCTACCCCGAGATCATCGATCCGGTGACCGACGCGGTGCTGCCGGAGGGCGAGCGGGGGGAGCTGGTCTTCACCTCGCTCACGAAGGAGGCCATGCCGGTCATCCGGTACCGGACCCGCGACCTGACCCGGCTGCTGCCCGGCACCGCGCGGCCCGGGCTGCGCCGGATGGAGAAGGTCACCGGCCGGACCGACGACATGATCATCCTGCGCGGGGTCAACCTGTTCCCGACCCAGATCGAGGAGATCATCCTCCGCACCCCCGGACTCGCCCCGCACTTCCAGTTGGTGCTGACCACCAAGGGGCGGATGGACCAGCTCACGGTCCAGGTGGAGGCGCGCCTGGACTGCCCGGTCGCCCGCCGCGGCCAGGCGGCCGCCGAGGTGGCGAAGGCGGTCAAGGACACCATCGGCAGCAGCGTCGAGATCGTGGTCGTGGAGCCGGAGACGCTGTCCCGTTCCCAGGGCAAGATCCAGCGACTCGTCGATCACCGCAATCGTTGA